The Raphanus sativus cultivar WK10039 unplaced genomic scaffold, ASM80110v3 Scaffold4690, whole genome shotgun sequence nucleotide sequence CCGCCCttctaagggcgggtcaaaatctagtttttaattaaatattaaactaccaGGAAGCCATTCCTGAATATATTACTTGATATCCTATAATGATatatgcaagaaaacacactcaTTCTAGTTTTCTAGAAACCCATCCTGAAAGTGCCAGAAGATATCATATATAACATAGgtgttttataatgataccacatttaacactttcttgATCGGATTATTGAAAATACTTCAAGctattctattttaatgttctctGTTAGATATGTGTTCTCTATTTTGTAGACAACGAATTCTATTTGGTGATTTCTATAGCAAatgaattttcttatagattttgattatgtttttttttttttgaaagattaaGTTCCAATTTAGGATAGCCATCCTGATCAAAGATTATCTAACATTCCTTACacgcttttgattctcttcgaaaacggacttatgcaagaaaacacactcaTTCTAGTTTTCTGGAAACTCATCCTAAAAGTGCCAGAAGCTAtcctatataacatatgtgttttataatgataccACATCTAACATTTTCTTGATCGAATTGttgaaaatgcttcaagctatcatattttaatgttctctATTAGATATGTGTTCTctattttgtagacaatgaattctatttggtgatttctatagcaaataaattttcttatagattttgattattttttttttgaaagattaaGTTCCAATTTAAGATAGCCATTCTGAACAAAGATTGTCTAACATTCCTTACacgcttttgattctctttgaaaacagacttatgcaagaaaacacactcaTTCTAGttttctggaaacccatcctgaaaGTGCCATAAGCTAtcctatataacatatgtgttttataatgataccACATCTAACATTTTCTTGATCGAATTGTTGAAAATGCTTCAACctatcctattttaatgttctctGATAGATATGTATTCTctgacatttttatttttaattacatattaaaaaatttagaaaatccttcctaaatattttacttgttatcctatcattttatttttaattaaatattacatttttatcaaGTCCTTCCTGAATATTTTACATACTATCATAAATTTGATATATACAGTATGTAAGCTTGTTAATACATGATATCCTAACATTTTTCCttactaaatattaaatttttaaaaagcactttctaaatattttacttgttatcctaacattttatttttaattaaatattaaattttcaggaagctcttcctaaatattttcttGCTATCATAACATTTTGGGGAAATTTTATAAGTACACTTTGTGTAGTACCACAATTCAATAATACCatcaatttaaaaacattttcacaaatacacttTTCATTAATGTGTAAAAGACAAAATTAACCCTACTTATCTCTAAGATATCACGACTTTTTCTCAGTTGTGACCTTCTTCTCTCTGTATACATCGTCTCTCTCCTCCGGATCCATCGTCGTCGTCTAAAGTCATCGTCGAGTTCCGACATCTCTGTCTCACGGTGAAACCATTATTCCTGATAGATCCAGAGGCTCACGGTGAAAGCGAAATCGATTGGATTGGAAATCATGATGAAGAATTTCTACAAGTCCATCCTAATTCTTAATCTTCTACTCGGAGGTTGCTCATCCTAATTGTCCATTGGAGATGGCTCTTCCTCCTCCTGCACAAGGAATGTCTCGGGTTCGTGCCTCAAAGGCACTGTGCGAGCTGTTTTGGAAGAGGAGAAGACATGCGTTGTAAAGGAGAGGGACGTGGAAGACAAGAGATTGACGTGCGTGATGAAGTTCGGTGGATCCTCGGTGGCGACGGGGGAGAGAATGAGAGAAGTGGCGGATTTGATTTTGGCGTTTCCGGAGGAGAGTCCGGTCATTGTTCTTTCTGCGATGGGGAAGACAACCAACAATCTCTTGCTTGTAATGCTGAAAGCTCTAACCTTTATAATTTGTTATTGTGTTCAAGGTTTTGAATTTGAGCTTCTGATTTGTTGTGTTAGTTTAGGCGGGAGAGAACTAGGCTGTGAGTTGTGGTGTTTCTAATGCATCTGAGATTGAGGAACTGAGCATTATAATGGAATTGCATCTCAGGTTTTGATTCACTGTATTACATTAAAGTCTCTCAGCTTGGTGTTGGTTTTTATAAAGAATGtgttttttgttgtttcagGACAGTGGCAGAGCTCAAGATCGACCCCTCTGTTGTTACATGTAAGAGTGGTATTGTTTTTTCATATAACTTTGTACACTAGGAGATTTGTTCTCGCTATTTTTATTAGGCTCATTGTGATGAGTTTGGTCAAATATTCAAGAGCTTATTGCATTTATTGCTTTCATTTTCTTAGTTAATGTGGGAAACATTTTTGCAGCGTTTTTGGAAGAACTGGAGCAACTACTGAAAGGCATAGCCATGATGAAGGAGCTGACTCTTCGAAGCAGAGACTACTTAGTCTCCTTTGGAGAGTGTATGTCTACAAGGATTTTCGCAGCTTATCTTAATAAAATCGGTGTCAAAGCGCGCCAAGTATGTCCACCATCacattttagtattttgtttaattctctCTGGAagtagtatttatattttgttttgttgacTA carries:
- the LOC130507519 gene encoding aspartokinase 1, chloroplastic-like, producing MELHLRTVAELKIDPSVVTSFLEELEQLLKGIAMMKELTLRSRDYLVSFGECMSTRIFAAYLNKIGVKARQVCPPSHFSILFNSLWK